Proteins encoded together in one Synechococcus sp. A15-62 window:
- a CDS encoding DUF3285 domain-containing protein, producing MASESTPPPSFVKQAMRNMVRKGSKSLFHFGLTAMGFLGFITLVAWLGRPTLPG from the coding sequence ATGGCCAGCGAGAGCACCCCACCGCCGAGTTTCGTCAAACAGGCCATGCGCAACATGGTGCGCAAGGGCAGCAAGAGCCTGTTTCACTTCGGCCTCACCGCCATGGGCTTCCTCGGCTTCATCACCCTTGTGGCTTGGCTGGGGCGTCCGACCCTGCCGGGCTAG
- the nadC gene encoding carboxylating nicotinate-nucleotide diphosphorylase: MDWQSPALTAALEAWLAEDIGRGDLTAAALHGQQGQAHWVAKQPGRFCGGPLVQRLFQRLDPAVSVRLLRQDGDAVEAGDCLLELQGPATALVAGERTALNLAMRLSGIATATADLVAQLEGTGVRLADTRKTTPGLRLLEKYAVRCGGGINHRMGLDDAAMLKENHIAWAGGITAAIAAVREQAPWPASVIVEAETEAQALEAVQAGASGVLLDEFSPEQLTQLVPRLRDCSNRGVVLEASGIQPEQLQAYAATGIDLISTSAPVTRSRWLDLSMRFT; this comes from the coding sequence TTGGACTGGCAATCCCCGGCACTCACCGCTGCCTTGGAGGCCTGGCTGGCGGAAGACATCGGCCGCGGCGATCTGACGGCGGCTGCCTTGCATGGCCAGCAGGGTCAGGCCCATTGGGTCGCCAAACAGCCGGGTCGGTTTTGTGGTGGGCCATTGGTGCAGCGCTTGTTTCAGCGGCTAGATCCCGCGGTGAGCGTTCGGTTGCTGCGGCAGGACGGTGACGCCGTTGAGGCCGGGGACTGCCTGCTGGAGCTGCAGGGGCCGGCCACGGCTTTGGTGGCCGGGGAACGCACCGCCTTGAACCTGGCCATGCGGCTTTCGGGCATCGCCACCGCTACGGCTGACTTGGTGGCCCAGCTCGAGGGCACCGGTGTGCGTCTGGCCGACACCCGCAAGACCACCCCTGGGCTTCGTCTGCTGGAGAAATACGCGGTGCGCTGCGGCGGCGGCATCAACCACCGCATGGGGCTGGATGACGCCGCCATGCTCAAGGAGAACCACATCGCCTGGGCCGGTGGCATCACGGCGGCCATCGCGGCGGTGCGTGAGCAGGCTCCCTGGCCTGCGTCCGTGATTGTGGAAGCGGAGACGGAGGCCCAGGCGCTGGAGGCGGTGCAGGCGGGCGCCAGTGGGGTGCTCCTGGATGAATTCAGCCCTGAGCAGCTCACGCAGCTGGTGCCGCGCCTGCGGGACTGCAGCAATCGCGGAGTGGTGCTGGAGGCCTCCGGCATTCAGCCAGAGCAGTTGCAGGCCTACGCCGCCACCGGCATCGATCTGATCTCCACCAGCGCGCCAGTCACCCGCAGCCGCTGGTTGGACCTGAGCATGCGTTTCACCTGA
- a CDS encoding MBL fold metallo-hydrolase, giving the protein MSVLRSAVTAAAGLAVSLTSPAIAGGGVSISSYGQRALLIQGGGQSVLLNPYKAVGCAAGLPEPRLTAGVVLANSELADEGAREVAGGRFLAQPGSYRIGGLSLEGFANPHDRVGGRRFGNATLWRWQQGGLNFAHLGATAGELAPADRVLLGNPDVLIIGVGGGSKIYNAEEAAAVVNQLNPKRVIPVQYVNGDAPEGCDQEGVQPFLDAMDGTAVRRVGRSQTLPGRLDDTTVITVMQ; this is encoded by the coding sequence ATGTCCGTCCTGCGTTCCGCTGTGACCGCCGCTGCAGGCCTGGCAGTCAGCCTCACGTCGCCGGCCATAGCGGGCGGTGGGGTGTCGATCAGCAGCTACGGGCAACGGGCATTGCTGATCCAGGGGGGAGGCCAGTCAGTGTTGCTCAACCCCTACAAAGCAGTTGGTTGTGCTGCAGGGCTGCCTGAGCCCCGACTGACGGCCGGCGTTGTGCTGGCCAACTCCGAACTGGCGGATGAGGGAGCCCGCGAGGTGGCCGGCGGCCGCTTTCTGGCCCAACCCGGGTCGTACCGGATTGGTGGCCTGAGCCTGGAGGGCTTTGCCAATCCCCACGACCGCGTGGGCGGACGCCGCTTTGGCAACGCCACCCTCTGGCGCTGGCAGCAGGGGGGCCTCAACTTTGCCCACCTCGGTGCCACCGCTGGAGAGCTCGCGCCTGCCGACCGGGTGCTGCTGGGCAACCCCGATGTGTTGATCATCGGCGTTGGCGGCGGCAGCAAGATTTACAACGCCGAAGAAGCCGCGGCAGTGGTGAATCAATTGAATCCCAAGCGCGTCATACCGGTGCAGTACGTCAACGGCGACGCGCCGGAAGGCTGCGACCAAGAGGGTGTTCAACCTTTCCTCGATGCCATGGATGGCACCGCCGTGCGCCGGGTGGGGCGGTCGCAAACCCTGCCGGGCCGCCTCGACGACACCACCGTGATCACGGTGATGCAGTGA
- the ybeY gene encoding rRNA maturation RNase YbeY has translation MELDLALDREEGALQASESGDLLDETVWLQQLELWLKIVCGDESLDCPTLVRSAEELSLGLRFTDDATIADLNSAWRQKTGPTDVLSFAALDDAGDWMEGPSIELGDIVVSLETARRQAKEQGHSLQQELRWLVSHGLLHLLGWDHPDEKSLATMLALQERLLGDG, from the coding sequence ATGGAGCTCGACCTCGCATTGGATCGGGAGGAAGGGGCTCTGCAAGCCTCGGAAAGCGGCGATTTGCTCGATGAAACGGTCTGGCTTCAGCAGTTGGAGCTTTGGCTGAAGATCGTTTGCGGGGATGAGAGCCTCGACTGCCCAACCCTGGTGCGTTCGGCGGAGGAGTTGAGCCTGGGGCTGCGCTTCACCGATGACGCCACCATCGCGGATTTGAACAGCGCCTGGCGCCAGAAGACAGGCCCCACGGATGTGTTGTCGTTTGCCGCCCTCGACGACGCCGGCGACTGGATGGAGGGCCCCAGCATCGAACTGGGAGACATCGTCGTTTCTCTGGAGACGGCCCGGCGTCAGGCCAAGGAGCAGGGGCACAGCCTCCAACAGGAATTGCGCTGGCTGGTGAGTCATGGCCTGCTGCACCTGCTGGGCTGGGACCATCCCGATGAGAAGAGCCTTGCCACGATGCTTGCCCTGCAGGAGAGGCTTCTAGGGGATGGGTGA
- a CDS encoding histidinol-phosphate transaminase, producing MSDNTQPFTPGGAPAARAAVEQLKAYSAPLEGRRQMLRLDFNENTIGPSPLVAQALRNFSTEEIAVYPEYDGLRDALLQNLVETGCRPGLKPDQVGLFNGVDAAIHAVFQAYGDAGETLLTTAPTFGYYSPCAGMQGMTIEAIPYEGETFDFPLAAIQEALAARAPRLLLICNPNNPTGTRLAAEEVIALAASAPGTLVVVDELYEAFTGDSVLPSADFTATPNLLVFRSLAKTAGLAGLRIGFAIGHADVVDRVSRVTGPYDVNSVAVAAAFAALADQSYVDAYVAEVLRARDWTLQALRDAGVRHHCAGGNYLLIWPQCPVAEVDATLREAGILVRSMAGKPLIDGCFRVSIGTTSQMQRFMEAFLPLQR from the coding sequence GTGAGCGACAACACTCAACCGTTCACACCCGGTGGTGCTCCGGCGGCTCGAGCTGCCGTCGAGCAGCTCAAGGCCTACAGCGCGCCGTTGGAGGGCCGCCGCCAGATGCTGCGGCTGGATTTCAACGAGAACACCATCGGCCCCAGCCCCCTGGTGGCCCAGGCGCTGCGCAACTTCAGTACCGAAGAGATTGCCGTGTACCCGGAGTACGACGGCCTGCGGGACGCGTTGCTCCAGAACCTGGTGGAAACCGGCTGCCGGCCGGGATTGAAGCCGGATCAGGTGGGCCTGTTCAACGGCGTGGATGCCGCCATCCATGCGGTGTTTCAGGCCTATGGCGATGCCGGTGAGACCTTGCTCACCACAGCGCCCACCTTCGGTTACTACAGCCCCTGCGCTGGCATGCAGGGCATGACGATCGAAGCGATCCCCTACGAAGGCGAGACGTTCGACTTTCCATTGGCGGCCATTCAGGAGGCGTTGGCGGCTCGCGCGCCGCGGTTGCTGTTGATCTGCAACCCCAACAATCCCACCGGCACGCGCTTGGCGGCAGAAGAGGTGATTGCTTTGGCGGCCTCAGCCCCGGGCACCTTGGTGGTGGTGGATGAGCTCTACGAGGCCTTCACCGGAGACAGCGTGCTGCCGAGTGCAGATTTCACGGCCACACCGAACCTGCTGGTGTTCCGCTCTCTGGCCAAAACAGCTGGTTTGGCGGGGTTGCGGATTGGCTTTGCCATCGGCCATGCCGATGTGGTCGATCGGGTGAGCCGCGTCACGGGGCCCTACGACGTCAACAGCGTGGCTGTGGCCGCGGCGTTCGCTGCGTTGGCGGATCAGTCGTACGTGGATGCCTATGTGGCCGAGGTGCTGCGCGCTCGCGACTGGACCCTGCAGGCGCTGCGGGACGCGGGCGTACGGCATCACTGTGCTGGCGGCAACTATCTGCTGATTTGGCCCCAGTGCCCGGTGGCGGAGGTGGATGCAACGTTGCGCGAGGCTGGAATCCTGGTGCGTTCGATGGCGGGCAAGCCCCTGATTGATGGTTGCTTCCGGGTGAGCATCGGCACCACAAGCCAGATGCAGCGCTTCATGGAGGCGTTCCTCCCCCTGCAGCGATGA
- a CDS encoding asparaginase — protein MNRLLLLATGGTIAGCAADSATLNEYTAGVLGGDALLAAVPQLQELAAIDVEQIANVDSADLLFAHWRALVGRIRAAFAADPELGGVVITHGTNTLEETAWLLQLLIDDPRPVVLVGAMRPATALSADGPLNLLQAVQVALSPEARGQGVLVVMDGQIHAAERVTKLATQGVGAFASPSSGPLGWVDDVGVHLPTARGPRQVPFADLDLPEQWPQVPIVYGCVEPELLLLSACLNAGVAGLVLTGTGAGQLSAAERSALEAWPGKRPLMLRANRCGSGPVHSDSDDERLGLLSAGSLNPQKARVMLLLAVLAGWDRNQLKALITASP, from the coding sequence ATGAACCGCCTGCTGCTGCTGGCCACCGGCGGGACCATTGCCGGCTGTGCGGCCGACAGTGCAACGCTGAACGAATACACCGCGGGTGTGCTGGGGGGTGATGCCCTGCTGGCGGCGGTGCCGCAGCTGCAGGAGCTAGCGGCGATTGATGTGGAGCAGATCGCCAACGTCGACAGCGCTGATCTGTTGTTTGCCCATTGGCGAGCGCTGGTGGGGCGCATCCGTGCTGCCTTCGCGGCGGACCCCGAGCTGGGTGGGGTGGTGATCACCCATGGCACCAACACGCTGGAGGAAACCGCCTGGTTGCTGCAGCTGTTGATCGACGATCCCCGGCCGGTGGTGCTGGTCGGGGCGATGCGGCCGGCCACGGCCCTCAGTGCCGATGGCCCCCTCAATTTGTTGCAGGCGGTGCAGGTGGCCTTAAGCCCAGAAGCGCGCGGTCAGGGTGTTCTGGTGGTGATGGATGGCCAGATCCATGCCGCCGAGCGGGTCACCAAGTTGGCCACCCAAGGGGTGGGGGCCTTTGCCAGCCCCAGTAGCGGGCCCTTGGGCTGGGTGGACGACGTTGGCGTTCATCTGCCAACAGCTCGTGGACCTCGGCAGGTGCCCTTCGCTGATCTCGATTTGCCTGAGCAATGGCCCCAGGTGCCGATCGTCTACGGCTGTGTGGAGCCCGAGCTGCTCCTGCTCAGCGCCTGTCTCAATGCCGGTGTTGCGGGCCTGGTGCTTACCGGAACGGGGGCCGGCCAGTTGTCGGCGGCTGAGCGTTCGGCGCTTGAGGCTTGGCCAGGGAAGCGGCCGTTGATGCTGCGGGCCAACCGTTGCGGGTCAGGGCCCGTACACAGCGATTCCGACGACGAACGACTCGGGCTGCTGTCAGCAGGCAGCCTCAATCCCCAGAAAGCCAGGGTGATGTTGCTGTTGGCTGTGCTGGCGGGTTGGGACAGAAATCAGCTGAAGGCGCTGATCACTGCATCACCGTGA
- a CDS encoding aminodeoxychorismate/anthranilate synthase component II, with the protein MLLVIDNYDSFTFNLVQYFGELAAQHPLAADLQVHRNDAISLEQIRALKPDAILLSPGPGDPDQSGVCLDILKELSATVPTLGVCLGHQAIAQVYGGRVVRAQQQMHGKTSPVLHKGDGVFAGLPQPLTATRYHSLIAERDTLPDCLEVTAWLEDGTIMGLRHREHPHLQGVQFHPESVLTDQGHQLLANFLREAEG; encoded by the coding sequence ATGCTGCTGGTCATCGACAACTACGACAGCTTCACCTTCAACCTGGTGCAGTACTTCGGTGAGCTCGCCGCCCAGCATCCGTTGGCAGCCGATCTGCAGGTGCATCGCAACGACGCCATCAGCCTGGAGCAGATCCGCGCCCTGAAGCCCGACGCGATCCTGCTCTCTCCAGGCCCTGGCGACCCGGATCAATCGGGCGTCTGCCTCGACATCCTCAAAGAACTTTCCGCAACGGTGCCCACCCTGGGGGTGTGCCTGGGCCATCAGGCCATCGCCCAGGTGTACGGCGGCCGGGTGGTGCGCGCCCAGCAGCAGATGCACGGCAAGACCTCACCCGTCCTGCACAAAGGTGACGGCGTGTTCGCGGGACTGCCCCAACCGCTGACGGCCACCCGCTACCACTCTCTGATCGCCGAACGCGACACCCTGCCGGACTGCCTCGAGGTGACTGCCTGGCTCGAAGACGGCACGATTATGGGCCTGAGGCACCGGGAGCATCCGCACCTGCAGGGGGTGCAGTTCCACCCTGAAAGCGTGCTCACCGATCAAGGCCACCAACTGCTGGCCAACTTTCTGCGGGAAGCGGAAGGCTGA
- a CDS encoding diacylglycerol kinase family protein translates to MVPNAMRRRGSWRIAGDLPASFRYAAQGLGYAFLTQRNFRIHVVTGLVVFGLATWLELDLIRLAVLVLTVAAVLVLELLNTAVEAVVDLAIGRRYHPLARIAKDCAAAAVLTAAISSLLIALFLLLPPLLLRLGL, encoded by the coding sequence ATGGTGCCCAACGCCATGCGGCGACGGGGCAGCTGGCGCATCGCCGGCGATCTGCCGGCAAGTTTTCGCTACGCCGCCCAGGGCCTCGGCTACGCCTTCCTCACCCAGCGCAACTTCCGTATCCATGTGGTGACGGGGCTGGTGGTGTTTGGCCTGGCCACCTGGCTGGAACTGGATCTGATCCGCCTGGCCGTGCTGGTGCTTACGGTGGCTGCCGTTCTGGTGTTGGAGCTGCTGAACACAGCGGTGGAAGCGGTGGTGGATCTGGCCATTGGCCGGCGCTATCACCCCTTGGCCCGCATCGCCAAAGACTGTGCTGCTGCCGCCGTGCTGACGGCCGCCATCAGCTCCTTGCTGATCGCTCTGTTTCTCCTGCTTCCGCCGCTCTTGCTCCGCCTGGGGCTCTGA
- the argS gene encoding arginine--tRNA ligase: MLSLSQSLDAQLRAAMQRAFPEADAGLDPQLAPASKPEFGDFQANGALPLAKPLKQAPRQIATAIVEQLQADPAFTDLCLEPQIAGPGFINLTIRPERLAAEVSARLGDERLGVPAVSNAAPVVVDFSSPNIAKEMHVGHLRSTIIGDSLARVLEFRGHQVLRLNHVGDWGTQFGMLITHLKQVAPEALETADAVDLGDLVAFYREAKKRFDDDEAFQSTSRDEVVKLQGGDSVSLKAWGLLCDQSRREFQKIYDRLDIRLSERGESFYNPFLPGVIDGLKAAELLVTDDGAQCVFLEGVQGKDGKPLPVIVQKSDGGFNYATTDLAAIRYRFGAAPEGDGARRVVYVTDAGQANHFAGVFQVAERAGWIPDGARLEHVPFGLVQGEDGKKLKTRAGDTVRLRDLLDEAVERAETDLRSRLKDEERSESEEFIQHVAGTVGLAAVKYADLSQNRITNYQFSFDRMLALQGNTAPYLLYAVVRIAGIARKGGDLAATNAQLQFSEPQEWALVRELLKFDAVIAEVEEELLSNRLCSYLFELSQVFNRFYDQVPVLKADPEALASRLALCRLTADTLRLGLGLLGIATLDRM; this comes from the coding sequence ATGCTCAGCCTGTCCCAGTCCCTGGATGCCCAGCTGCGGGCGGCGATGCAACGGGCCTTCCCGGAGGCTGACGCGGGGCTGGACCCCCAGTTGGCTCCCGCCAGCAAGCCGGAATTCGGCGACTTCCAGGCCAACGGTGCGCTGCCCCTGGCCAAGCCCTTGAAGCAAGCCCCCCGGCAGATCGCCACGGCGATCGTGGAGCAGCTGCAGGCCGATCCCGCCTTCACAGACCTCTGCCTGGAGCCCCAGATCGCCGGGCCGGGCTTCATCAACCTCACGATCCGCCCGGAGCGGCTGGCGGCGGAGGTGTCGGCCCGGCTGGGGGACGAGCGGCTCGGCGTGCCGGCGGTCAGCAACGCGGCGCCGGTGGTGGTGGACTTCTCGAGCCCCAACATCGCCAAGGAAATGCATGTGGGGCATTTGCGCTCCACGATCATTGGCGACTCGCTGGCGCGGGTGCTCGAGTTCCGCGGTCATCAGGTGCTGCGGCTCAATCACGTGGGCGACTGGGGCACCCAGTTCGGCATGTTGATTACCCATCTCAAGCAGGTGGCGCCGGAAGCCCTGGAGACCGCCGATGCGGTGGACCTGGGAGACCTGGTGGCCTTCTACCGCGAGGCCAAGAAGCGCTTCGATGACGATGAAGCCTTCCAGTCCACCTCCCGCGATGAGGTGGTGAAGCTGCAGGGGGGCGATTCGGTGTCGCTCAAGGCCTGGGGCCTGCTCTGTGATCAGTCGCGGCGGGAGTTCCAGAAGATCTACGACCGGCTCGACATCCGACTGAGCGAGCGCGGCGAGTCGTTCTACAACCCCTTTCTGCCGGGGGTGATTGATGGCTTGAAGGCCGCCGAACTGCTGGTCACCGACGACGGCGCCCAGTGCGTGTTCCTTGAGGGTGTGCAGGGCAAGGACGGCAAGCCCCTGCCGGTGATCGTGCAGAAGAGCGACGGGGGCTTCAACTACGCCACCACCGATCTGGCGGCCATCCGTTACCGCTTTGGTGCCGCTCCGGAGGGGGATGGCGCCCGCCGCGTCGTGTACGTCACCGATGCCGGCCAGGCCAACCACTTCGCCGGGGTATTCCAGGTGGCCGAACGGGCCGGTTGGATTCCGGACGGTGCGCGGCTCGAGCATGTTCCCTTTGGTCTGGTGCAGGGGGAGGACGGCAAGAAGCTCAAGACACGCGCGGGCGACACCGTGCGTCTGCGGGATCTGCTCGATGAAGCCGTCGAGCGCGCCGAAACTGATCTCCGTTCACGCCTGAAGGATGAGGAACGCAGCGAGTCGGAGGAGTTCATCCAGCATGTGGCGGGCACCGTGGGTTTGGCGGCGGTGAAATACGCCGACCTCAGCCAGAACCGGATCACCAACTACCAGTTCTCTTTCGATCGGATGCTGGCGCTGCAGGGCAACACGGCGCCCTATCTGCTCTATGCCGTGGTGCGTATCGCCGGCATCGCCCGCAAGGGGGGCGACCTTGCGGCTACGAATGCCCAATTGCAGTTCAGCGAGCCCCAGGAGTGGGCCCTGGTGCGGGAGCTGCTCAAATTCGATGCCGTGATCGCTGAGGTGGAGGAGGAGCTGCTGTCCAACCGGTTGTGCAGCTATCTGTTTGAGCTCAGCCAGGTGTTCAACCGCTTCTACGACCAGGTGCCTGTGCTCAAGGCCGATCCTGAAGCGCTGGCATCCCGCCTGGCCCTCTGCCGTTTAACGGCCGACACCCTCAGACTGGGGCTCGGACTGCTGGGCATCGCCACCCTGGACCGCATGTGA